Part of the Octopus sinensis linkage group LG10, ASM634580v1, whole genome shotgun sequence genome is shown below.
CCTCCCATTGACCACGCACCTTCCATCCGCCACACAGAGAAAGCATAACTTAGTCTCTCGTGTGCCATATAGCTACACGATGCCATTTTATTGTCCGTGTCATCACTACGAAGTACCtgatataagaaatcaatataccGCGCTGCAAGCTTGAGTGTTTGTATTTTGCTCAGTTTATCAGACGGCAGGGTCGGAATGATTTTACGAAGTTGGGCAAATGCTTCGTTTAATGACTGCGTACGTTGACGTTCACGTACATTTGCTAAAACTCTTTGATTCTGGATATCTTCGACGGACTGAGGATTTTTTCGGCGTGCCTTTCGAACAGCTGAAGCGTGAGATGAACATGTTACAGCAAGGGAATGGACAGGGGTCAACTTTAACGAGTCCGGAGAACCAACGTCACCACAGAGACCATTCTTCGTATAACCACGTTTTCGCTGTATTCGCATTTTTTCTGATTCGTCATCACTGCTGGGTATATCCTGATTAGACgtttgatgatggtgaagatgatggtgatgatgagtggACAGAGATAAAGAATCCCCATCCAGTAGAGAGTGATGCTCGGGTATCATTTTCAATGTCTTCTTCTACTGGTAACGAAATATTTTTCCACGGAGAAATAGTTTTCACTCAGGTTTACTGTTTGGTGTATGCTGGTACACGTGAAGATATTTTTCTGCTTTGTAAATAGATGATGCGGTGTTAAAAGATGACCATATTTTTTTTACCACATTAAAAGCGATAAAATCTATATTTGTGGTTTTGAAACAATCGTTTCaggttatttttttataaagtcaGCTTACACAGTAACAAATGGCAAACTTTATTAaaggtctcttttttttttttcacttgtttttatACAGAATGTTTAtgtaaagttgtgtgtgtgtgtaactgagaGCGTAATATTTTGTgggagtttatataaatatatatgaatgaacgaTTACTCAGATCGTTAAgttataatttatcattttttttttttaacttgataAGAAATGTTTCGGAAGTTGAACAGAAGCAACCAATTGTTGTCAGAAATATAAAGTTATTGAAGAATATTAAAGGAATTGCGTCTGCGACAATTGCAAAAATTAAATGGTAAGATTAGTGAATGAAGTGCCACATCTACAGAATATATCAACATGTACTGTTACTATTCTGTCAAAGATGTTGTTAACATTTGCCAAAGTTCCAAAGTAGAATGGGAAAATACAAGCGATGTGTCCGTCAATCTCCAGTTTGTTTGAAAACGTAAGTGATGGTTTCTAACAATCCTCTTATTTATAAGTTCCTCTCTCACTCGCTTCTGTCAGTATGTGGCCAGAATACATAGTCTTGTGAATGTGTTAGTAAATGATAGTCCATAGCTGTTAAAAGCTGCATGATAGTGTGTTTCGATGTTTTTGTGTGCTACGTAATTCTCTGTctcgctctcttcctctctctcttcccccttcaCAGACACTCTGAGATAACTATGCGTAAAGTTCTTTCTATCACTTTCCTCCTGTACAGAGTCTTATAATGTCTTAGATACCGTCAATCAAAACAAGACTGTAGAATCGTTCGGTACCTCATCTGTAACAGCAGCCAATGGCGATAAAGAACTATATTCTAAACGACCAATGATAGCCGAAAGAAACCTTTTAATGGGACAGTAAAGAAGCCTGCTCGTCGGAATATATATACGAAAAGACATAGAAACAACGATGGTATCTTTACCCTTCTCCCTCCTGTCTGAAGACTCCCTTTACCGTTAATGTTCATCTTCCTGCCTACCAAACCCCACTCCAAATTCAAGAACTACTACGAAGGCTTCTTGAAGTGACACCCGAGCTGCCGGCACCCGAGCGATGTTTTAGCAGTCaacactactaccagcaccactgtCTGAATTAGTGTAAACGGGTAGCAGTTTCGAACACATTCGTTCATACGCCGATGATTTATATAGTAGTGTCAAACAGTTTCATTCACTATAACACATTAGCAAGCTGGAGTGAAGTGGAAATTTAACTGGGATTTCATTTTTACTGTATTCTTACCAAAAGTTGTAATAATTTCACACATTTCTTACTACTGTTTTGGAATTATTTTCTTCTACTTTCCACTTCATTCAACTGTATATTACCGATGGAGCTTACTACATCACTTCTTCCCATAAATTAGCTCGAGATGAAGTATTAATTGTATAATTACATAACATCACAAGATGCAATTTACAAAAGATAGCATTTCTTATTAGTCCGCATACATTATCGGGAGATATAAAGAACCTGATGTTATTCCACAGAAAACAATCCGTGCAACATTAACTTTACAGAtacagtaatgataatgataatattttttattgcctacagggggctaaacatagaggggacaaacaaggacagacaaacggattaagtcgattacatcgaccccagtgcgtaactggtacttaatttatcgaccccgaaaggatgaaaggcaaagtcgaccacggcggaatttgaattcatgataataataataataatgataataataataataatttattgcttAAAGCAAGACACAAAGTTAATTTTTTGTGTGATATGTTGGATAGGAAGATCTGAAATAATTTCTACTAATATTTCTTGGAACAACTCACGCATTTGAGattgtaaatattgttttgttcCGGTCTATGAACAAAAATCCTAAATATTAGGCAAGTTGAATGATTGTTGTagggtttattcttttactaagaATGTTTTGCAGTATAAGTGAAGTGAGACGACGTCTGGTGATCGAAACGACATAACGAGTTCGTATTGGTAACattaaaataattcatatattCTGATACCCACGGgtgatatacaaaataataaagtatgtgaCTTGTTCTATAAGTATTTTTACTGAAGCACACGCTCTAATAAAATTTAATTGATACGATGAAGTGAGATTCCTACAAAGAAGGTGGTGCCTTGGTAGTGATGGCTAAAAGATGTAAAGAAAAACTAATGAACATATCTTTACGGTAACCTTTTGCATACAACTTCAAGCTGGAGGTTAACAAAATTACACTTTAAATTTGATTGCTATATTCCTTGTTATtggtatcttttattctttacttgttccagtcattagactgtggccacactggggcACCGTCtcgaagagtttttagtcgaacaaatcaacatcagttgtcaagagcatggtggggacaaacacggacacagaaacacacacacacacaccacacacacacacacacacacacacacacacacacacacatacacacacacacacacacacacacaacacacacaaacacacaaacacacacacacacatatacatacgccgggcttctatcagtttccatctatcaaaacgACTctcaaggctttcgttggcccaaggctatagtagaagacacttgcacaaaatgctacgctatgggactgaacgcggaaccatgtggttggaaagtaaacaaaaaaagagaaacaaatcaacaaaaaacaaagttTGTTTCTTGTAATTTGTCACCAGTAATCTAATTAACAGCATAATTATGTAATATCATTCGTTGTACCAGAGTCTTTCGCAACGGAATACCTCACAGTATATGAATAGTAGTATGTtgttaatgatttaaaatttctcCACAAACGTATGCAATCATTGAGTGCAACATCGTCGATTTACACGATCCCATTTTATGACTGGTATATTCTTGTATCGAGAGGAAAGGGATGTGAACCAAAGATGACTTCtggaagatttgaactcagatcgcaaaACGACCTAATCAAATAACTTCGATTTTTTGGATTATTTGGTGTGTAACTGATTGAGCCAACTTCCGGCCACTAAACTACATCGGATATTGAAAATATAACGTATGTCTGTCACACTTAACAGTGGTAGCGAAAATCAGCATtactaggaataataataataataataataataataataataataataataataataataataataataataataataataataataatgatgatcctttctactataggcacaaggcatgaaatttaggAGAGGGGGAttgtcggttacattgaccccagtactcaactggtaattattttatcgaccctgagaggatggaaggcaaagtcgatcttggcggaatttgaactcagaacgtaaagacagacaaaatgtctctaagcattttgcctggcgtactaacgattctgccagttcgcagccTTAAAATGACACTAAtgattcacacacgcacgcacacatacatacatacatacatacatacatacatacatacatacatacacacatacacacatacatacatacatacacacatacatacatacatacatacatacatacatacatacatgcatacatacatacatacacacatacatacatacgcatgtatgcatgtatataatatatatatatgcacacacacacacacatatatatgtatatatgtatatatatagatgtgcatagggatatatactatatccgtgtatgtatgtatatatacatatatatatatatatatatatatgcgtgtatatattcttttattcttttacttttttcactcgaagacggtggccatgctggagcaccgcctttagacgaacaaatggaccctaggacttattcgttgtaagcctactacttattctatagtACTCttatgacgaaccgctaagttacggggacataaacgcaccaacatcggttgtcaagcgacggcggtggaggggggggacaaacacagaacacaaacatatatatatatatatatatatataatatatatatatatatttacgacaggcttctttcagtttctgtctaccaaatccactcacaaggctttggtcggcccgaggctatagtagaagacacttgcctaaggtactacaaagtgggactgaacccaaaatcatatggtttggaaggaagcttcttaccagacgacaacacacacacaccacacacacacacatacacatatataggcacaggaatgacTGTGAGGTAAATAGCTTCCTTAtaaagcacatggttctgggttcagtcccactgcgtgacaccttgggctattgtcttctactatagcctcgggcagactaaagacatgtaagtggatttggtaaacggaaactgaaagaagcccgtcgtatatatatatatgtatatatatatatgtgtgtgtgtgtgtatgtgtgtgtatgtgtgtgtatgtgtgcctatacgtttgtgtgtctctgtcccccaacatcgcttgacaaccgatggtgtgtttacgtccccggttcggcataaaagaccgatagaataagtactaggcttataaaaaataagttctgtagtcaatttgttcgactaaaggcggtgctccagcatggccgcagtcaaatgactgaaacaaataaaggagtaaaagaatatatgtgtatgtatacacacatatcttcgtcatacactcatacactcattcacacacgcacacacacacacacgcacaagaatacacacacagacacacacacacacacacacacacacacaacacacacacacacacacaacatacttctttcagtttccgtccaccagatccactcacgAGGGTTTGGTATCCCCGACTCTAGAGTAGAAGGCACTCTCTGaaggtgggactgaaaccggagctATGTAGTTGGGAATTAAGGTTCTAACCACACGGTcacgcctgcatatatatatatatatatatatagcgtccaataatactatatttgttccacgtcctcgcgttgttgtgttttctctttgtgttttcatgtttggattaactttaatatatatatatatataatatatatatatataataataataataaatattagggaataaatccaaatttacagggaaaaaaatcagatttaggattaaatcaaatttatagtaaatattataaaatattattagagacaaaaccactattttgcaaaacaaacaaggaaagacttaatcaatacataaaattttaataaatagtcaaaaaaaccgcactacaatcgtttcttgtcttgatcgacaatcttcaggtggacttccaataagtcagtttcaaattatggaaactgacttattggaagtccacctgaagattgtcgatcaagacaagaaacgattgtagtggcgttttttttgactatttattaaaattttatgtattgattaagtctttccttgtttgtttgcaaaatagtggttttgtctctaataatattttatatatatatatatatatatatatatatatatatatatatttataatgagatTAGCTCGTATAAttagctcgtatatatatatatatatatgatatatatatatatatatatatacatatatatatatataattattatatgtagaaaaatacaaactgggacaagaacgcaaaacacttaatatatatatatatatatatatatatatatatatatatatatatatatatatatatatatgtatatatatatatatgtatatatacattgatatataattctttcgtatgtatatatatatatatatatatatatatacatatatatatatatatgtgtgtgtgtgtgtgtgtatgtgtgcgtgtgtgtatgtgtgtgtgtatctatgtatacaaagACTCACTTCATCACTGcaataaataattacattctACATCTGTATTCAATACAATTTGTACAAAGTGCTTGTACACAAGTTgtgttgcgtgtatgtgtttatatgtgtgtatatatattcgtgtttgtgtgtgcgtgtgcgcgtgcatgtctgTCTGTGGAACCATTAAACCCAACACGCTTCTTTTCTCTCAccgtttttctctctctatctgtctctgtctctttctccccctctctcttttctctatctatgtttgtctgtctgtctgtctgtctctctctctctctctctctctctctctctctctcacacacacactctctccattttttatttattccttacCGTTGAAGtccgtaggctcgaaatgtcaaaggCCTTTCCATTTtcctcgagcgtcaaactaatacaccttctttGTCCTTCCCTCACTTGTCTCTGTCTTTcgttttttgtatatttgaacCATAGgtggatagattaatagatatatttttagcCTGGTGTGTCAACTGAGCTTATGAAGAATTTTGCTCGGATAGATAATCCCTCATttttagccatatatatatatgtgtgtgtgtgtgtgtgtgtgtgtatgcatacatatacacctatatatgtatataaatgtagctacacaggtttatatgtatgtagttatgtatgtatatctgcatatctgTCTTTTTCTgagtccttgtgtgtgtgtgtgtgtgtgtgtttgtatcagaaAACGGAAATTCTTTCTTCGTTGCCAGCGAGAATCGAACCTTGAGTCTGTTATAACGGAAGGTTTTAAGCAACGGaataacaaaaatgcagaaaACGAGGAAAATATGATCAAAACAAAACAGATGTAAATAGAAGACACGTTTCATGAACTCTTGATCTTCAGGTCATCGTAATTTCAGTGGCTGATGCTAATagcttgaaagaaaaatattataatctAGTGAGCAGTGGAAACAAAGAGGATAGTTTTGTGTATGATAGcagacaaaaagcaaaaaaaatgtacgaaaagtTTTGCGTCTTTCGATTATGAGCCATACTGGACGACATAGAGGTCAGGCAGTGCTCTGTCTGAGGAAACATCAGTCCGCAGTGGCGCTCCTCAAGGATCTAtactgggaccactactgtttgtAGTGGCTCTCAGATATGCCATCAATCGTGCAGTTCAATACTGATAAGTTTCAAACACTCCATTATCGACCCACAAACACACTACTGTCGGACTACATAGGGACAAGGGGTAGTGCAGTTTCAGAGTTAGGATCGGTGGGAGACCTGAGAATCCACATGAGTAGTGATGCAATATTCCATGTGCATATTGGCAGGATGGCAACATTGTGCAGTCGAGTAACTGGATGGATCCTTAGATCATTCAGAACCAGAAATAAGGATACATCGATActcctatggaggacatttgtcctcagtcgTCCGGATTACTTCTCCCTACTGTAGTCGCCGCAGAGCGTCAAATTGCCAGCGGAACTCGAGTCAATCCAGGGccactacacaaagaaaattgactcggtgaaacagatgagctactgggagaggctaCAAGAACTGAAACTCTACTCCccggagagaaggagagaaatgtatgcagtgatatacatatggatgatTCTGGAAGGGATTAGAACTTATACCAACCACTgaactggacggcactgcatAATACCAAGGATACCGTCTTCTTAATCTCAGATAAGGACCCAGgattgcaacagcttgggtttcaggggaccacagctgTTTAAATTGTTCTTTGTGCAAGCAAAGGAAGAAAGTTTCTTCCTTAATGTTTAAAACATTCACAATCGATGTTACGATATTTAATTttctgcattatttacattatttacattatttacatttgacggatatttgtcctcgtcttgtttgttgataacacaacgtttcggctgatataccatccagccttcatcaggtgtcttgaggaaatttcgagcctgggttctcattcccaaggtattttccgatattattattattattattatcattattattattattattattattattattattattattattattatcattattattattattattattattattattgttattattattattattattattattattattattattattattattattattattattattattattatcatcatcatcatcaccatcatcatcattattattattattattattattattaatattcaggtcattgcttggaattgaactcggaaatcATTCTGCCGCgaattggcagaatggttagagcTTCGGATAGAATACCGTGTGGAATTTGATTCTGATCTCCAAGCTTTAAGTTCAGATTCAGTCAAAGTCAAGTTTGCCGTTGATCATCATGGGGAAGATGAATAAAGCTCTATTTTTGGTTCAACATTCGAttgcatatgtttatattcatttctgACAAATGAAGGAAAGCTCGCTaatgatacataaatatttttatgtgtcagtgtatatgaAGTAATCTTATTAGataaatacattcacatgtaAAGGTTACGAAAAATATTTGCGTCTTCCGCCTAACAACAATACAAGAAGCATTGTGCATAATGTAGAAAAAAAGGATACCAGAAAGGGGTACAAAAACTGTTAGTGCTTTTTCACTGAAGAACGAAAACAGGAGTCTGTACGTTTTTCTCAGGAACACAATGTGGGTTTCAAAtgacttattttttataaattttgtcgGGCGATTCTTGAATAATTTTCTTCAACTTGCCGAAAATATCAACCAATTCTGTTTCATACCATACCCACCAAAAGCTCATTAGATAACTTACCCCAGtacaaaataaaacacaagaTGGTTACAAATGGAATGCATTTGAACACTAGATGTCTTTGATTAGGTCTAtctccaaacaaaacaaaaaaaaaacagaaaagaaaacagttaTGATAACggtatatgatatttataatacGTGAATTTcggttattttaaaaattcttgtGGTCATTTGAAGTATTTCTTTGTCGTACATTGTACCGAAATCCAGCAAAAACTGTAACAAATGAAATGGTTCTTTTAAGAATTTTCTTATAACCTAATGAAGAACAACCCAaataaacgaaatatattttgatgaagaaTAACACAAGAGTAAACTATATAGCTGTTGAATTCTATTTAGAGATCTTGAGGAACACTTACGCAAAATAAGACTTCGGAATAATTACTTTTATTCACTGTAGTAGATCTTTAAGAAATTGGTGAATGTCAAAATATTAGTATTTTGATTGTTATTTGATATTTGTTTGCATCTCTTAATGTAAAAGTTAATCTATATCCCCATCCCAGCAAGAGGAAGTAAACATCGTCTTCATTTCTAATATGTAATAGTTCAAGTGTTTAATGATTAATTAGTTAAGAATGCATGTGATATTTTTAGCATACTGGCTCACCAATCCTCCAATGTGAAAGTTACTTCTttgaatttatagagatattgcCTTTACACTAACTCTTAAATGTAATAACTGTCTTCACAGTGtcattaacaagaaacaagatgagggcaaatatccgtcaaatataaataatgtaaataatgtattttacgCAGTGTAATGACATTCGTAAAAGTCACAGCAGTTAGAATTCATATACCTGGATTCTTTCCTGTAGTTGTGCCATCCCCAACCACTGcattgaatgttttgcgttcttgtcccattttgtatttttatatatattttttatacatatatatatatatatatat
Proteins encoded:
- the LOC115216493 gene encoding twist-related protein 2-like → MIPEHHSLLDGDSLSLSTHHHHHLHHHQTSNQDIPSSDDESEKMRIQRKRGYTKNGLCGDVGSPDSLKLTPVHSLAVTCSSHASAVRKARRKNPQSVEDIQNQRVLANVRERQRTQSLNEAFAQLRKIIPTLPSDKLSKIQTLKLAARYIDFLYQVLRSDDTDNKMASCSYMAHERLSYAFSVWRMEGAWSMGGH